The nucleotide sequence TGTTTATGTTTACAACCCTATTCCCCCTTTTATCAAGGGGCAGAAAAGGAATTTGCAAATTAAAAGATTATTTTCCATTATACAAACTTCTACGTTGGGAATATTTATTACAATCGTGTTAAATTGTAACCCTATATAAAATGTTAATTATCGGACAAAATGCAAGAAATTTTGGGAAATAAGCTAACTTTCAAGTTATTAAACCTATCACTATGTTAAAAATACCTTTCTAAACGACAACTGCTAAATCATATCTCACCCATCGTCCTAATACATTATCGCCATCACAAACATTAAAGCTAATGATGATATATGATTCTTACGAACGTCGCACACGGAAAGATGTCTTTAAACGCATTTCTTCCTACCGATAGAGATTTATTCCTAAAAAAATTTCGCTTATTTGTCAAATTAGAGTTATCTTGCGCCACATTTTAATTTAAGTCGAAAATTTCAAAAACAAAATTCCACACGAACTATGAAAAAAATAGGATTCTTGCTATTAGCCGTATTCTTGACAGGAGTGACTGTTACACAAGCACAAAAGAAACAATACGCTATATATGCGGTAGCATTCTACAATCTTGAAAACCTGTTCGACACGATTAATCAGCCGAATACGAACGACGAAGAATTTACGCCTTCGGGGTCGTACCGTTGGGGCGGATTAAAATATCGGAATAAACTCAACAACCTAGCTTATGCGATTAGCAATTTTGCCACAGACAACAGCAGCCCGTTCAAATTAAAAAACGGACCTGCCGTTATCGGCGTATCGGAAATAGAAAACGAACAAGTATTGGAAGATTTGATTCATACCGGCGAATTATCCAAACGAAACTATGGAATCGTACATTACGACTCTCCCGATTTTAGAGGAATCGATGTGGGTCTTATATACGACAAAGACCAATTTACACTCGAATCGAGCCGTAGCGCACGACTTCATACCCCTCAATTCCCCGACCTACGTACTCGCGACCAATTAGTTGTTTCGGGAATATTGGCCGGCGAACGGGTACACTTTATTGTCAACCACTGGCCTTCAAGACTCGGCGGAGAAAAACAATCGAGCCCAAAACGGGAAGCCGCTGCCGCACTGACCAAACATTTGGCTGACTCTCTTTTAGCGGCCGACCCCGACTCGAAAGTCATCATTATGGGCGACCTCAACGACGACCCGTCGAACCGCAGTTGCAAAACCGTATTAGGGGCCAAAAAGAAACAACAAGAAGTTCAGGCTGGCGGATATTTCAATACCATGTGGGAAATGTTCGACAAAGGCATAGGCACGTTGGCTTATAACGGTTCTTGGAACTTATTCGACCAAATTATTATTTCGGGGAACCTGTTAGGTAAAGATCGCTCCACCTTGAAATATATCCGGTCGGAAGTATTCAACCGGGATTTTCTAAAACAAAAAGAAGGCAAGTACAAGGGTTATCCTTTGCGAACCCATGCTGCGGGAGTTTATCTAAATGGTTACAGCGACCACTTCCCCACTCTCATCTATTTAGCCAAAGAGATAAAATAAATAAAGCTCGAAACACAAAAAGAGGGGTGATATTGTTTTCTATCACCCCTCTTTTCATTTTCTCCGGAATTAAAATATAACACGACGAGTTATCCTATCTTCATTCGATGACAATACGATAACATAAATTCCTCTGGGATAATCGGCTGTCGACAAAACAATCTTCCCCCGACCATCTAAGTATTCACACCAAACCATACGACCAGAAATATCGACTAATTCGATCATTCGAAATTTTGTATCATTCACAGCAATCTCTAAATTTCTGCCATTTCGAATGATAACTATATCATCATCTCTATCCACCTCTTCAATTCCGCTATAACAAGGATCATTCACCGCATCCGACGTTTCATATTCGATGTTACCGTCAGGACCTTTGACATAAACCAATTTATCCTGAGTATCCAACCCACTCACATCGGTAGAACAACCCGGGCGCAGCAAATCACCGTCTTCTACTCCTATCCCTTCTATCCACAAGACCTTATCTCCCGTCCAAAATCGCTGCCGAAGTGTATTGGCGATCTCTACCGTATCAATTTTACTAATTGTCGAAGATACGGATTTCTGAGTAATCCAATCGAAACGAGTGATGGTCTCACCCTCCTTTACTCCGAAATCATAAATAAGATATTCCCTATCACACAAACTCTCGACAGGCATAAGGAGTTTATTAAAAGTTATATAAACCTGTTTCCCGGATTCTCGGATAAAAGCCAAATTTTCATCGGCCGTCTCCGAACAAGACTTAAAAGTGTAAAACTTTTTATACGCAATGTTATTGACAATGGTATCGGCTTGTATCAGATTTCGATAATAACTCTTTCCGAATAATTGCTGGGAATATCCCCACTCGACACCGTCTCGCACCAAAGGGATATATTCATAATGCGCAGCTTTTATATTCCCGACCACAGCGAACAAAAGAACTAACAACGTAATTTTTCTCATAATTATCACTTTTTCTTTAAGGTAATGAAATAATTTATTTGTAAAAATAATATATATCATTGAATGAATCTATTTTTATTCAATCTTTTTACCGAGATTGCGATTTCTACAAAAACATGAAAATAGACTGTAACCCTACGCAACCAAATAAATTGGTTTCTGCTCTCATTTGCACCATCTTTGCGCAGGATGCGAAAATAGGCTACATTCGGCAAAGTCAAGCGAGCTTGCTTTTGCCCTCATTTGCACTATCTTTGCATCGAATTTTCAAAAGGGATTGCCCCATGACTCAGAAAGCGAAAACTTATATGCTACCCGTCGCAATGGCTACCGGAAGTTTGGCGGGATATTTACTCCCCGACCTTACAGCCCGATGGGCTACACTTCTGGCCCCTATCCTTATTTTTGCTATGCTGTTGGTTACCTACTGTAAAATTTCCCCAAACGATCTACATATAAAACCTCTACACGGCTGGCTTCTCGCTGTTCAGATTATCGGTGGATTAACCATATTCGGTGCGCTTTATTTTTGGGATCCTATCATAGCGGAAGGAACTTTCATCTGCCTTTTCTGTCCCACAGCGACAGCCGCTCCCGTCATTACCGGAATGCTCGGAGGAAATGTCCCGAC is from Barnesiella intestinihominis YIT 11860 and encodes:
- a CDS encoding endonuclease, with the translated sequence MKKIGFLLLAVFLTGVTVTQAQKKQYAIYAVAFYNLENLFDTINQPNTNDEEFTPSGSYRWGGLKYRNKLNNLAYAISNFATDNSSPFKLKNGPAVIGVSEIENEQVLEDLIHTGELSKRNYGIVHYDSPDFRGIDVGLIYDKDQFTLESSRSARLHTPQFPDLRTRDQLVVSGILAGERVHFIVNHWPSRLGGEKQSSPKREAAAALTKHLADSLLAADPDSKVIIMGDLNDDPSNRSCKTVLGAKKKQQEVQAGGYFNTMWEMFDKGIGTLAYNGSWNLFDQIIISGNLLGKDRSTLKYIRSEVFNRDFLKQKEGKYKGYPLRTHAAGVYLNGYSDHFPTLIYLAKEIK
- a CDS encoding T9SS type A sorting domain-containing protein; the protein is MRKITLLVLLFAVVGNIKAAHYEYIPLVRDGVEWGYSQQLFGKSYYRNLIQADTIVNNIAYKKFYTFKSCSETADENLAFIRESGKQVYITFNKLLMPVESLCDREYLIYDFGVKEGETITRFDWITQKSVSSTISKIDTVEIANTLRQRFWTGDKVLWIEGIGVEDGDLLRPGCSTDVSGLDTQDKLVYVKGPDGNIEYETSDAVNDPCYSGIEEVDRDDDIVIIRNGRNLEIAVNDTKFRMIELVDISGRMVWCEYLDGRGKIVLSTADYPRGIYVIVLSSNEDRITRRVIF